The Desmonostoc muscorum LEGE 12446 genome includes a region encoding these proteins:
- a CDS encoding type II toxin-antitoxin system HicB family antitoxin: MFYPGIAFITIPLLAMNLAIEIEQEEDGRFLAEVIGFLGVIAYGQTREEAVARVQALALRVLADKPKHG; the protein is encoded by the coding sequence TTGTTTTATCCAGGAATCGCTTTTATTACAATACCTTTACTGGCTATGAACTTGGCGATCGAGATTGAACAAGAAGAAGATGGACGCTTCCTAGCTGAAGTAATTGGTTTTCTAGGTGTAATAGCTTATGGGCAGACACGAGAAGAAGCAGTTGCTAGAGTTCAAGCATTGGCATTGCGTGTTTTGGCAGATAAGCCCAAGCATGGGTAA
- the psbA gene encoding photosystem II q(b) protein, with protein sequence MTATIQRRESANVWERFANWITSTNNRLYIGWFGVLMIPTLLAATACFVIAFIAAPPVDIDGIREPVAGSLVYGNNIISGAVVPSSNAIGLHFYPIWEAASLDEWLYNGGPYQLVVFHFLIGVFCYLGREWELSYRLGMRPWICLAFSAPVAAATAVFLIYPIGQGSFSDGMPLGISGTFNFMIVFQAEHNILMHPFHMLGVAGVFGGSLFSAMHGSLVTSSLVRETTESESQNYGYKFGQEEETYNIVAAHGYFGRLIFQYASFNNSRSLHFFLAAWPVIGIWFTALGVSTMAFNLNGFNFNQSIIDSQGRVINTWADIINRANLGMEVMHERNAHNFPLDLAAGDVAPVALTAPAING encoded by the coding sequence ATGACAGCAACCATTCAACGCCGCGAAAGCGCCAACGTGTGGGAACGCTTCGCCAACTGGATCACCAGCACCAACAACCGCTTATACATCGGCTGGTTCGGTGTACTCATGATCCCCACCCTGCTAGCTGCTACCGCCTGCTTCGTAATCGCCTTCATCGCAGCACCTCCAGTAGACATCGATGGTATCCGTGAGCCTGTTGCAGGCTCCTTAGTTTACGGAAACAACATCATCTCTGGTGCAGTTGTTCCTTCCTCCAACGCTATCGGTTTGCACTTCTACCCAATTTGGGAAGCAGCATCTCTTGATGAGTGGCTGTACAACGGCGGTCCTTACCAGCTAGTAGTGTTCCACTTCCTGATTGGCGTATTCTGCTACTTAGGTCGTGAGTGGGAACTCTCCTACCGCTTGGGAATGCGTCCTTGGATTTGCCTAGCATTCTCTGCACCTGTTGCTGCTGCAACCGCAGTATTCTTGATTTACCCCATCGGACAAGGTTCATTTAGCGATGGTATGCCCTTGGGTATCTCCGGAACCTTCAACTTCATGATCGTGTTCCAAGCAGAACACAACATCTTGATGCACCCCTTCCACATGTTAGGTGTGGCTGGTGTATTCGGTGGAAGTTTATTCTCCGCAATGCACGGTTCTCTAGTTACCTCTTCCTTGGTTCGTGAGACAACCGAAAGCGAATCTCAAAACTACGGCTACAAGTTCGGTCAAGAAGAAGAAACCTACAACATTGTTGCAGCCCACGGTTACTTCGGTCGCTTGATTTTCCAATACGCTTCTTTCAACAACAGCCGTTCCTTGCACTTCTTCCTAGCTGCATGGCCTGTGATTGGCATCTGGTTCACCGCTTTGGGTGTAAGCACAATGGCTTTCAACTTGAACGGTTTCAACTTCAACCAATCGATCATCGACTCACAAGGTCGCGTCATCAACACCTGGGCTGACATCATCAACCGCGCTAACCTGGGTATGGAAGTAATGCACGAGCGCAATGCTCACAACTTCCCCTTAGACTTGGCTGCTGGCGATGTTGCTCCTGTAGCTCTAACCGCTCCTGCTATCAACGGTTAA
- a CDS encoding LabA-like NYN domain-containing protein yields MIITNFSKQRNELNEPKVLKAKPHWQGQNLSDTAVKGKDTKMRDTAPDSSILNTLNRGRVAIFIDGLSLFHTALQLGIEIDYVKLLCHLTNGSRLLRAFFYTGVDITNEKQQGFLLWMRRNGYRVVAKDLVVSADNFKKSNLNVEIAVDMITLAPYYDTAVLVSGDGDLAYAVNAVSRMGVRVEVVSLQTTTSESLIDVADCFIDLDSIKAHIQKDSNLGYSYRTPTNSNL; encoded by the coding sequence ATGATTATAACTAATTTTAGCAAACAAAGAAATGAATTAAATGAACCTAAAGTACTCAAAGCTAAACCGCATTGGCAAGGACAAAACTTGAGCGATACTGCTGTCAAAGGTAAAGATACCAAGATGCGAGATACTGCACCTGATAGTTCCATTTTGAATACCTTGAATCGTGGTCGAGTTGCTATTTTTATTGATGGCTTAAGCCTATTTCATACAGCTTTACAACTCGGCATCGAAATTGACTATGTTAAATTGCTTTGTCATTTAACCAATGGTTCAAGACTGTTACGTGCTTTTTTCTATACTGGGGTTGATATCACTAATGAGAAGCAACAGGGTTTTCTACTGTGGATGCGTCGTAATGGCTATCGTGTAGTGGCAAAAGATCTCGTTGTGTCAGCAGATAATTTCAAAAAATCAAACTTGAACGTAGAAATTGCTGTAGACATGATCACTTTAGCCCCTTACTATGATACTGCGGTATTAGTCAGTGGCGACGGAGATCTAGCTTATGCTGTGAATGCTGTCAGCAGAATGGGGGTTAGAGTGGAAGTTGTTAGTCTACAAACGACAACTAGCGAAAGCTTAATTGATGTTGCTGACTGCTTTATTGACCTAGATAGTATTAAAGCACACATTCAAAAAGACTCTAATCTTGGCTATAGTTACCGAACCCCGACAAATTCAAACCTCTAA
- a CDS encoding methionine gamma-lyase family protein, whose amino-acid sequence MNSLEQLRQAEHALLEIFSGIDTQVKHNLKRVLDAFRNHRVGAHHFAGVSGYGHDDLGRETLDRVFAEVMGSEAAAVRVQFVSGTHAIACALFGVLRPGDEMVAVVGSPYDTLEEVIGLRGQGQGSLIEFGIKYRQLELTPEGTIDWQALSTSVADNTRLVLIQRSCGYSWRPSLSIADIEKIIHLVKQQNPNTVCFVDNCYGEFIETREPTAVGADLIAGSLIKNPGGTIVSAGGYVAGRGDLVEAAACRLTAPGIGSYGGATFDQNRLLFQGLFLAPQMVGEAMKGTYLTGYVFDQLGYPVNPAPLAPRKDVIQAIKLGSAEKLIAFCKAIQQHSPIGSYLDPVPDEMPGYESQVVMAGGTFIEGSTLELSADGPMREPYVVYCQGGTHWTHVAIALEAAIDAVGRAG is encoded by the coding sequence ATGAACAGCTTGGAACAGCTGCGGCAAGCAGAACATGCACTGTTAGAAATTTTTTCTGGTATTGACACTCAGGTCAAGCATAATCTAAAACGAGTGCTGGATGCCTTTCGTAATCACCGTGTGGGCGCACACCACTTTGCCGGTGTAAGTGGTTATGGTCACGATGATTTAGGGCGAGAAACTTTAGATCGAGTTTTTGCCGAAGTTATGGGTTCCGAAGCAGCAGCTGTGCGAGTGCAGTTTGTTTCGGGAACTCATGCGATCGCTTGCGCTTTGTTTGGGGTACTCCGTCCTGGAGATGAAATGGTAGCAGTAGTTGGTTCTCCTTACGATACGCTGGAAGAAGTCATTGGTTTACGGGGTCAAGGTCAAGGCTCCCTTATCGAGTTTGGCATAAAATACCGCCAATTGGAGCTAACCCCCGAAGGAACTATAGATTGGCAAGCTTTAAGTACTAGCGTGGCTGATAACACGCGTTTAGTATTAATTCAGCGTTCTTGTGGCTATTCTTGGCGTCCGAGTTTATCAATTGCTGATATTGAAAAAATTATCCATTTGGTAAAACAGCAAAACCCTAACACCGTTTGCTTTGTGGATAATTGCTACGGCGAATTCATCGAAACCAGGGAACCCACAGCCGTAGGTGCTGATTTAATTGCGGGGTCATTGATTAAAAATCCTGGTGGTACCATTGTTAGCGCTGGTGGTTATGTCGCCGGTCGCGGCGATTTAGTGGAAGCCGCCGCCTGTCGCCTCACTGCTCCCGGTATCGGTAGTTATGGCGGTGCTACCTTTGACCAAAATCGGTTGTTGTTCCAAGGACTATTTCTCGCACCGCAGATGGTGGGAGAGGCGATGAAAGGGACATATTTAACTGGTTATGTATTTGATCAACTTGGTTATCCAGTGAATCCCGCACCTCTAGCGCCGCGGAAAGATGTGATTCAGGCAATTAAACTGGGTTCTGCCGAAAAGCTAATTGCTTTCTGTAAAGCCATACAACAGCATTCTCCCATCGGTTCTTACTTAGACCCCGTTCCAGATGAAATGCCGGGGTATGAGAGCCAGGTAGTGATGGCTGGGGGGACATTTATTGAGGGGAGTACTTTGGAATTGTCCGCGGATGGACCAATGCGCGAGCCGTATGTGGTTTATTGCCAAGGGGGGACTCATTGGACTCATGTGGCGATCGCATTGGAGGCGGCGATCGATGCAGTGGGTAGGGCTGGGTGA
- a CDS encoding response regulator transcription factor: MDILIVEDEPEIAHLIQLSLEKEGFFCRISRDGMNALRMFQEQPPDLIILDLMIPGLDGLEVCARIRQKPGAKDPYILMLTAKGEEIDRVIGLSTGADDYMVKPFSPRELVARVRALLRRSLRQGGQHQVNRTQHFIVDVDQRTASRQINSQQPEILDLTTLEFNLLTTFVSNPGRVWNRTQLIDKLWGDNFFGDERVVDTHVARLRKKIEPDPANPTFIKTVVGVGYKFEDSPIA, from the coding sequence ATGGATATTTTAATAGTTGAAGATGAACCAGAAATTGCTCATTTAATCCAACTTTCTTTAGAAAAAGAAGGATTTTTCTGCCGTATTAGTCGTGATGGCATGAATGCTTTACGGATGTTTCAGGAACAACCACCTGATTTAATCATTTTAGATTTAATGATTCCTGGTTTAGATGGGCTGGAAGTTTGTGCCAGAATTCGCCAGAAACCAGGTGCAAAAGATCCTTACATTTTGATGCTTACTGCTAAAGGCGAAGAAATCGATCGCGTCATTGGCTTATCTACTGGTGCTGATGATTACATGGTTAAACCCTTTAGCCCCAGAGAGTTGGTAGCCAGGGTACGGGCGCTATTGCGGCGTAGTCTCCGCCAAGGGGGACAGCATCAAGTCAATCGTACCCAACACTTTATAGTAGACGTAGATCAGCGCACTGCTAGTCGCCAGATCAATTCCCAGCAACCAGAAATTCTGGACTTAACTACCCTAGAATTCAATTTGCTAACTACCTTTGTCAGCAATCCTGGCCGAGTTTGGAACCGCACGCAACTAATTGACAAACTTTGGGGAGATAACTTTTTTGGTGATGAACGCGTGGTGGATACTCATGTAGCTCGGTTGCGAAAAAAGATTGAGCCTGATCCGGCAAATCCCACTTTTATTAAAACTGTTGTTGGGGTTGGCTATAAATTTGAAGACTCGCCAATAGCGTAA
- a CDS encoding acyl-CoA desaturase, with amino-acid sequence MTIATSTKPQINWVNTLFFISLHIGALFAFVPGNFSWTAVGVGLLLYWVSGGLGITLGFHRLVTHRSFQTPKWLEYVLVFFGTLACQGGPIEWVGTHRIHHLHSDTEGDPHDSNKGFWWSHMGWLIHYCPTHDQVPRFTKDIAEDPVYQFLEKYFILLQIALGILLLLLGGWSFVVWGIFVRIIWVYHCTWLVNSATHKFGYQSHDSGDRSTNCWWVAVLVFGEGWHNNHHAFQYSARHGLQWWEIDLTWMTIQLLQAVGLATNVKLAPTKIS; translated from the coding sequence ATGACAATTGCTACTTCAACTAAACCTCAAATCAACTGGGTTAATACCCTGTTTTTCATTAGTCTGCACATCGGTGCGCTGTTTGCCTTTGTTCCTGGTAACTTTAGCTGGACAGCAGTTGGTGTGGGTTTGTTGCTGTACTGGGTGAGTGGTGGTTTAGGCATTACTCTGGGATTTCACCGCCTTGTCACCCACCGCAGTTTTCAGACTCCCAAATGGCTGGAGTATGTTTTGGTGTTTTTCGGGACACTCGCCTGTCAAGGAGGACCAATCGAGTGGGTAGGGACACATCGTATACATCATTTACACTCAGATACTGAGGGTGATCCCCATGATTCTAATAAAGGCTTCTGGTGGAGCCACATGGGTTGGCTGATTCATTATTGTCCCACTCACGATCAAGTTCCTCGTTTCACCAAAGACATAGCCGAAGACCCAGTTTATCAGTTTTTAGAAAAATATTTCATTTTGCTTCAGATTGCTCTGGGCATATTGCTTTTGCTTCTGGGTGGCTGGTCATTTGTTGTTTGGGGAATTTTTGTTCGCATTATCTGGGTTTACCACTGCACTTGGTTGGTAAACAGCGCTACTCACAAATTTGGGTATCAAAGCCATGATTCTGGCGATCGCTCAACTAACTGCTGGTGGGTAGCTGTACTAGTTTTTGGTGAAGGCTGGCATAATAATCACCATGCTTTTCAATACTCAGCTCGCCACGGGCTGCAATGGTGGGAAATTGATTTAACTTGGATGACAATTCAATTGCTGCAAGCAGTTGGTCTAGCGACCAATGTGAAGTTGGCTCCAACGAAAATTAGTTAG
- a CDS encoding RibD family protein, translating into MSTIQTTVILAMTADGKISPVDSKAPRNSYPVDQAHLEYQVSLADLVLMGAGTARNEGAAFTIENPEFLAARQFRGQSPQPITCVVTASLNLPPDMNFFRQDIERWIFTTGAAIERSSDATTLHQLAKLIELGDTDLDWDRAYDLMAEQGIRKIFALGGGSLTASLVQAGRVDDWWLTILPVIYGGESAPTPVEGEGFLPNDAPKLELIETRQIGSELFLHYRTLS; encoded by the coding sequence ATGTCAACCATCCAAACAACTGTAATTCTGGCGATGACGGCTGATGGGAAAATTAGTCCCGTAGATTCTAAAGCACCCCGCAATTCTTATCCAGTAGATCAAGCACACCTGGAGTATCAAGTCTCTCTAGCCGATTTAGTCCTAATGGGAGCAGGGACGGCTCGGAATGAGGGGGCAGCCTTTACAATTGAGAATCCCGAATTTTTGGCAGCACGTCAGTTTCGGGGTCAGTCTCCCCAACCTATTACCTGTGTTGTCACAGCTTCGCTTAATCTACCGCCGGATATGAATTTTTTTCGCCAAGACATTGAGCGATGGATATTTACGACAGGGGCTGCTATAGAGCGCAGTTCTGATGCAACAACCCTACACCAGCTGGCCAAATTAATCGAACTGGGCGATACAGACCTTGATTGGGATAGAGCCTACGACTTAATGGCAGAGCAGGGTATCCGCAAAATCTTTGCTTTGGGAGGCGGCTCTTTAACAGCTTCTCTAGTCCAAGCAGGGCGAGTTGACGATTGGTGGTTGACCATTTTGCCTGTTATTTATGGAGGAGAAAGCGCCCCTACTCCCGTAGAGGGTGAGGGTTTTCTTCCCAATGATGCTCCTAAACTCGAACTGATTGAAACTCGTCAGATCGGAAGTGAGTTATTTTTGCACTACCGCACACTCAGCTGA
- a CDS encoding fatty acid desaturase — MTTSIINSQKLTDESGNSDFRLKDIVKTLPRECFVQSRRKAWTQVILSVLAVALGYYCLTITPWFLLPLAWVFTGTALTGFFVIAHDCGHRSFAKRRWVNDLVGHFFLMPLIYPFHSWRIKHNYHHTHTNKLDEDNAWHPIRPEVFERWDKTRQSAFELFIRKRFWWVGSIGHWAVVHFDWRNFKTKDQSSIKLSVGVVVLFAAIAFPALIATTGIWGFVKFWLVPWLVYHFWMSTFTIVHHTASDVPFVTANKWNEALAQLFGTVHCDYPRWVEILCHDINVHVPHHISTAIPSYNLRLAYSSIKENWKPYLHDECQFSWSLMKQITDECQLYTTDVGYKTFKEYYAER, encoded by the coding sequence ATGACTACATCAATAATTAACAGCCAGAAATTAACTGACGAGTCTGGGAATTCCGACTTCAGGCTCAAAGATATTGTCAAAACCCTGCCACGGGAATGTTTTGTGCAAAGCCGTCGCAAGGCTTGGACACAAGTAATACTGAGTGTCTTGGCGGTTGCTTTGGGCTACTACTGTCTGACCATTACTCCTTGGTTTCTTTTGCCCCTAGCTTGGGTTTTTACAGGTACTGCTTTAACAGGTTTTTTTGTAATTGCTCATGATTGTGGCCACAGGTCATTTGCCAAACGCCGTTGGGTAAATGATTTGGTAGGACACTTTTTTCTGATGCCGCTAATTTATCCTTTTCACAGTTGGCGCATTAAGCATAATTATCACCATACTCATACCAACAAGCTGGATGAGGACAACGCTTGGCATCCAATCAGACCAGAAGTGTTTGAACGTTGGGATAAAACCCGACAGTCTGCTTTTGAGTTGTTCATTCGCAAACGCTTCTGGTGGGTAGGTTCCATTGGACATTGGGCAGTTGTGCATTTTGATTGGCGGAATTTCAAAACAAAAGACCAATCGAGCATCAAGCTTTCTGTAGGTGTGGTAGTATTATTTGCTGCGATCGCTTTCCCAGCCCTGATCGCCACTACAGGTATTTGGGGATTTGTCAAGTTTTGGCTAGTGCCCTGGTTGGTCTACCATTTTTGGATGAGTACTTTTACCATCGTTCACCATACTGCCTCAGATGTTCCTTTTGTGACAGCAAACAAGTGGAATGAGGCTCTAGCTCAACTATTTGGCACTGTTCATTGCGATTATCCCCGCTGGGTAGAAATCCTCTGCCACGATATCAATGTCCATGTCCCTCATCATATTTCCACCGCCATTCCTTCTTATAATTTGCGGCTAGCTTACAGCAGCATCAAAGAAAATTGGAAGCCTTATCTGCATGATGAATGTCAGTTTTCTTGGTCTTTAATGAAGCAGATTACAGACGAATGTCAACTGTACACAACTGATGTCGGCTATAAGACTTTCAAAGAATATTACGCAGAACGATAA
- a CDS encoding fatty acid desaturase, producing MQSNIITLNDPHDHQSSGDTTKLPFTLQDLKAAIPAECFQPNVTKSLFYFFRDILIIGLLYAVAYYLDSWFFFPIFWLMQGTMFWALFVVGHDCGHQSFSKHKWLNDLIGHLSHTPILVPYHGWRISHRTHHKNTGNIDNDESWYPVSESQYQEMPLIQKIGRYYVFLLAYPVYLFKRSPNKEGSHFLPSSSLFKPSEKWDVITSTVLLIGMVGLLGFLTYLWGWMWLLKYYAAPYIVFVIWLDLVTFLHHTEPDLPWYRGDDWTFLKGAISSIDRDYGLINHIHHDIGTHVAHHIFLNIPHYNLLKATEAIKPVMGEYFHKSEEPIWKSLWNSCVNCHFVPDTGSKVYYTSNNKLAKG from the coding sequence GTGCAATCAAATATCATCACGCTCAACGATCCTCACGATCATCAATCATCTGGGGATACTACCAAACTGCCTTTTACTCTTCAGGATTTAAAAGCTGCAATTCCTGCTGAATGCTTTCAGCCAAATGTGACAAAATCACTTTTTTACTTCTTTCGTGACATCCTGATTATTGGTCTGCTTTACGCGGTTGCTTACTACCTGGATTCTTGGTTTTTCTTTCCAATTTTTTGGTTAATGCAAGGAACGATGTTTTGGGCTTTGTTTGTAGTCGGACATGACTGCGGACACCAATCTTTTTCTAAGCATAAATGGCTAAATGATTTGATTGGACATCTTTCTCACACACCGATACTTGTTCCTTATCATGGTTGGCGAATCAGCCATCGAACTCACCACAAAAATACTGGTAACATCGATAATGATGAAAGCTGGTATCCTGTAAGCGAATCACAGTATCAGGAGATGCCCCTGATACAAAAGATAGGTCGATATTATGTTTTTCTGTTGGCTTATCCTGTGTATTTATTCAAGCGTTCTCCGAATAAAGAAGGCTCCCACTTTTTACCCAGCAGTTCGCTGTTTAAACCATCAGAAAAATGGGATGTCATCACTAGCACTGTTCTTTTGATTGGTATGGTAGGTTTGCTTGGCTTCCTTACCTATCTATGGGGTTGGATGTGGTTGCTGAAGTATTACGCTGCACCTTACATCGTGTTCGTAATTTGGCTTGATTTAGTCACCTTCTTGCACCACACTGAACCAGACCTTCCCTGGTATCGTGGAGACGATTGGACTTTTTTAAAAGGTGCGATTTCGAGTATTGACCGTGATTATGGTTTGATTAATCATATCCACCATGATATTGGTACTCATGTTGCTCACCACATATTCCTTAACATCCCCCACTACAATTTGCTGAAGGCGACTGAGGCGATAAAACCAGTGATGGGTGAGTATTTCCACAAATCAGAGGAACCAATTTGGAAATCATTATGGAATTCCTGTGTGAACTGTCATTTTGTACCTGATACTGGAAGTAAGGTTTACTACACATCCAACAACAAGTTAGCTAAAGGCTAA
- a CDS encoding Coenzyme F420 hydrogenase/dehydrogenase, beta subunit C-terminal domain: protein MTSVSPHKKARALKPTSRRPAKELCSECGLCDTYYIHYVKEACAFINQQIGELEEQAHRRSRDLDNPDELYFGVHQDMMAARKQQPIEGAQWTGIVSSIAIEMLNRGLVEGVVCVQNTKEDRFQPMPIIARTPEEILAARVNKPTLSPNLSVLEQIEKSGMKRLLVIGVGCQIQALRAVEKQLGLEKLYVLGTPCVDNVNRAGLQKFLETTSRSPQTVVHYEFMQDFRVHFKHEDGSTETVPFFGLKTNKLKDVFAPSCMSCFDYVNSLADLVVGYMGAPFGWQWILVRNDTGKEMLDLVKDQLDTQPVMSKGNRKEAVQQSIPAYDKGVTLPMWAAKLMGVVIEKIGPKGLEYARFSIDSHFTRNYLYVKRNHPEKLEEHVPEYAKRIVGQYELPE, encoded by the coding sequence ATGACCTCAGTTTCTCCTCACAAAAAAGCCAGAGCCTTAAAACCTACTAGCCGTCGCCCTGCGAAAGAACTTTGTAGCGAGTGCGGATTGTGCGATACATACTATATTCATTATGTCAAGGAAGCCTGCGCTTTTATTAATCAGCAAATAGGTGAACTTGAGGAACAAGCGCATAGGCGATCGCGCGATCTCGATAATCCTGATGAGCTATACTTTGGTGTTCATCAAGACATGATGGCGGCACGCAAACAGCAACCAATCGAAGGCGCACAATGGACGGGTATTGTTAGCAGCATTGCTATTGAAATGCTTAATCGCGGCTTAGTTGAAGGTGTTGTCTGCGTCCAAAACACCAAAGAAGACCGCTTTCAACCCATGCCCATCATCGCCCGCACCCCAGAAGAAATACTCGCAGCCAGAGTAAATAAACCAACACTTTCACCTAATCTTTCTGTATTGGAACAGATAGAAAAATCGGGGATGAAGCGGCTATTAGTAATTGGTGTTGGTTGCCAAATTCAGGCGCTACGAGCTGTAGAAAAACAACTTGGTTTGGAAAAGTTGTATGTTTTGGGTACGCCTTGCGTAGATAATGTTAATCGCGCGGGACTGCAAAAATTCTTAGAAACTACTAGCCGATCGCCCCAGACAGTCGTACATTACGAATTCATGCAAGACTTCCGGGTTCACTTCAAACATGAAGATGGCTCAACAGAAACCGTACCTTTCTTTGGCTTGAAGACTAATAAACTCAAAGATGTCTTTGCCCCATCTTGTATGAGTTGCTTTGATTACGTTAACTCCCTAGCAGATTTAGTCGTCGGCTACATGGGCGCACCCTTCGGTTGGCAGTGGATTCTAGTTAGAAATGACACTGGTAAGGAAATGCTGGATTTAGTAAAAGACCAGTTAGATACTCAGCCGGTGATGTCCAAAGGGAATCGTAAGGAAGCTGTACAACAAAGTATTCCCGCCTACGATAAAGGGGTAACTCTGCCGATGTGGGCTGCAAAACTGATGGGTGTGGTGATTGAGAAAATTGGCCCTAAGGGTTTGGAGTATGCGCGGTTTTCCATTGATTCTCACTTTACTCGGAATTATTTGTATGTGAAGCGGAATCACCCGGAGAAGTTAGAGGAGCATGTTCCGGAGTATGCTAAGCGTATTGTTGGGCAGTATGAGTTACCGGAGTAA
- a CDS encoding HEAT repeat domain-containing protein, whose protein sequence is MNQNHIEQIELNLRAKALNERKAALDELAEFPSEVAVPILQKLANEKDVALCRLAVMGLGNYRTEASFLALQEILEHNQDPNVLSEAANSLFEFGDVTIPLLQGLFMQSDNWLVRQTVISLLMETKEDEILLAVAVESLKDETQSVKEAGIVALGQLLKSCLKNQALALLTELAQDSYWRNRWQTAIALSGTQDPQAKLLIAKLQQDENFRVVAAALETASAQS, encoded by the coding sequence ATGAATCAAAATCACATCGAGCAGATTGAGTTGAATTTACGCGCCAAAGCCTTGAATGAGCGCAAAGCTGCCTTGGATGAACTGGCAGAATTTCCATCGGAAGTTGCTGTTCCCATACTCCAAAAGCTAGCTAATGAAAAAGACGTTGCACTTTGTCGCCTTGCGGTGATGGGTTTGGGTAACTACCGGACTGAAGCTTCATTTCTCGCTCTGCAAGAAATACTAGAACATAACCAAGATCCTAATGTACTATCGGAAGCTGCCAATTCCCTTTTTGAATTTGGGGATGTGACGATTCCCTTACTTCAAGGGCTATTTATGCAGTCTGACAACTGGTTAGTTCGCCAAACGGTAATTTCTCTGCTCATGGAAACCAAGGAAGATGAAATTTTATTAGCTGTTGCAGTCGAATCTTTGAAGGATGAAACACAAAGTGTTAAAGAAGCAGGGATTGTCGCCCTTGGCCAACTGTTAAAATCATGTTTGAAAAATCAAGCACTGGCACTGTTGACAGAACTTGCACAAGATTCATATTGGCGAAACCGATGGCAAACAGCGATCGCTTTGTCTGGCACTCAAGATCCCCAAGCCAAGCTGTTAATCGCCAAACTCCAGCAGGACGAAAATTTTCGGGTAGTAGCAGCAGCTTTAGAAACTGCATCAGCTCAGTCTTGA
- a CDS encoding sensor histidine kinase has product MKMGLRGRLFFSHLVVMIVGVASLVIISKISSPRFFVLHLERLENQGFDLIDVRTELVTGFEIAWQRSTIWSVLVGSTAAGGLSYWVSRRIMLRLTEMEQITQKFAAGQMDARLPMSDIPELNGLGTSFNRMAASLEGVEVRRREVIGDMTHELRTPLTVVRGYLEELADGEIEASPEIYRRLAKETRRLERLVNDLQELSKAEAGYLPINIQRVNLRPLLESLVEKFTDQLLEDGPVLHLECPAVLPPVLADIDRTEQVLVNLLGNAVRYTNEGSITIRAEIEASKLWIAVRDTGIGIERENLPHVFERFWRADQSRDRHSGGTGIGLTISHRLIELQGGQIQVESELGIGSTFRFFLPLA; this is encoded by the coding sequence ATGAAGATGGGGTTGAGAGGACGCCTATTTTTTTCTCACTTAGTAGTAATGATAGTGGGGGTAGCTAGTCTAGTTATTATCAGCAAAATTTCCTCCCCTCGGTTCTTTGTCTTGCATTTGGAACGACTAGAAAATCAGGGGTTTGATTTAATTGATGTCCGTACTGAATTGGTGACAGGATTTGAAATTGCTTGGCAGCGAAGCACTATCTGGTCAGTTTTAGTTGGCAGTACCGCAGCTGGAGGATTGAGTTACTGGGTGTCCAGAAGGATTATGCTGCGGTTAACTGAGATGGAACAAATCACCCAAAAATTTGCTGCTGGTCAGATGGATGCACGACTACCTATGTCTGACATTCCAGAACTCAATGGATTAGGTACTAGTTTCAACCGGATGGCAGCCAGTTTAGAAGGCGTGGAAGTGCGGCGGCGAGAAGTGATTGGAGATATGACCCATGAACTACGGACACCGTTAACAGTTGTGCGCGGTTATTTAGAAGAACTAGCTGATGGAGAAATTGAAGCGTCTCCAGAAATTTATCGACGTTTAGCTAAAGAAACAAGGCGCTTAGAGCGGTTAGTGAATGATTTACAAGAACTGTCGAAGGCGGAAGCTGGTTATCTGCCAATTAATATACAACGGGTAAATCTGCGTCCGTTGTTAGAGTCATTAGTGGAAAAATTTACTGACCAGTTGTTGGAAGATGGGCCAGTTTTGCACTTGGAATGTCCTGCGGTGCTGCCTCCTGTATTGGCAGATATCGATCGCACAGAACAGGTGTTAGTTAATCTGCTTGGTAACGCAGTGCGTTACACCAACGAAGGTTCAATTACTATTCGTGCTGAGATTGAAGCATCTAAACTCTGGATTGCCGTTAGGGATACAGGTATTGGTATCGAAAGAGAAAATTTGCCCCACGTGTTTGAGCGCTTCTGGCGAGCCGACCAATCACGCGATCGCCATTCCGGAGGCACTGGTATTGGCTTAACGATTTCCCATCGTTTGATTGAACTACAAGGCGGCCAGATTCAGGTAGAAAGCGAGTTGGGAATTGGCAGTACGTTTCGTTTTTTTCTGCCTTTGGCTTGA